GGGAAGACCAGTTTAACCTGGCGCTCGACCCGTTCACCGCTCGCGCTTATCACGACGAAACCCTGCCGCAGGAGTCCGGCAAAGTGGCTCACTTCTGCTCCATGTGCGGCCCCAAATTCTGCTCAATGAAAATCAGCCAGGAAGTGCGCGATTATGCAGCCCGCCAGAATATCGAAGTTGGCATGAGCGATATGTCGAATAGCTTCCGCGCCCGCGGCGGCGAAATCTATCTGAAAAAGGAGGAAGCCTGATGTATCAACCTGATTTCCCATCCGTCCCTTTCCACTTAGGACTCTATCCGGTCGTCGATAGCGTAGAGTGGATTGAACGTTTATTGACTGCGGGCGTTCGTACCATTCAGCTACGCATCAAAGATAAACGCGATAGCGAAGTTGAAGACGATGTGATCGCCGCCATCGCCCTGGGGCGCAAGCACAATGCCCGGCTGTTTATTAATGACTACTGGCACCTGGCCATTAAACATCAGGCTTACGGCGTGCACTTAGGACAGGAGGATCTCGAAACCACCGATCTCAGCGCAATCCGCAACGCCGGGCTGCGCCTTGGCGTCTCTACTCACGACGATATGGAAATGGATATCGCGCTGGCGGCTCGTCCCTCCTACATCGCCCTCGGTCACGTTT
This Klebsiella sp. RHBSTW-00484 DNA region includes the following protein-coding sequences:
- the thiE gene encoding thiamine phosphate synthase is translated as MYQPDFPSVPFHLGLYPVVDSVEWIERLLTAGVRTIQLRIKDKRDSEVEDDVIAAIALGRKHNARLFINDYWHLAIKHQAYGVHLGQEDLETTDLSAIRNAGLRLGVSTHDDMEMDIALAARPSYIALGHVFPTQTKQMPSAPQGLEQLAQHIQRLGDYPTVAIGGISLERAPAVLATGVGSIAVVSAITQAADWRQATAQLLEIAGVGDE